From the Pyrinomonadaceae bacterium genome, one window contains:
- a CDS encoding DinB family protein, which produces MPDPQISLLLDLIDQAFDHRAWHGTNLRGSIRGLRVDDVTWRPAPGRHNIWETVVHAAYWKYIVRRRILSEARGSFSLEGSNWFVRPADGKSTEADWRDEVKLLVEAHRSMRAAVAGMTDAQLKVTPKGSKVSNDAIIMGIASHDLYHAGQIQLLKKLRRAED; this is translated from the coding sequence ATGCCGGATCCTCAAATCTCTCTACTTCTTGATTTGATCGACCAGGCGTTCGATCATCGCGCCTGGCACGGGACAAACCTGCGCGGCTCAATTCGTGGATTGCGCGTTGACGACGTGACGTGGCGACCCGCGCCCGGCCGGCACAACATTTGGGAAACCGTGGTGCACGCGGCTTATTGGAAGTACATCGTGCGTCGCCGAATTCTCTCGGAAGCGCGTGGTTCATTTTCGTTGGAGGGCTCGAATTGGTTTGTGCGGCCGGCGGATGGCAAATCGACTGAGGCTGATTGGCGTGATGAGGTGAAGCTGCTGGTCGAAGCGCACCGCAGCATGCGCGCCGCCGTGGCCGGAATGACCGATGCGCAACTTAAAGTCACGCCGAAAGGCAGCAAGGTCAGCAACGACGCGATCATCATGGGCATTGCATCTCACGATCTTTATCACGCCGGCCAGATTCAGTTGTTGAAAAAGTTGAGGAGAGCGGAAGATTAA
- a CDS encoding S8 family serine peptidase: MKKAKPTKTVRLTMLLVLIAVAAGVAFSVFSGERSAAKSARNKGDKISQAMRQRLAGTGSNGEIVSVILRLKEKPKGELKTLLKRNGVKVKGEFEQFSSIAVELPASVVEELAGFDEVEVASPDQEVRSFGFVEGATGARDMRLQNGNSGLKGKDMNIAILDSGIDKDHHGVGDIAFQKDFTGENRTDDPFGHGTHVASLATAPAHIASGAYSGIAPEAKIINLRVLDSQGIGKTSNVLNALQWILAPVDPNKPLGEKNYQKYRIRVVSLSIGAPAIDSYRIDPLCLAVRKLVDTGIVVLAAAGNDGTDSTGQKFYGRIHSPANEPTALTIGASNTFDTESRADDAVTTYSSRGPTRSFQMVDGRRIYDHVIKPDIVAPGNKLIGAEALNNSIVREHSLLEVTPGSNANHKVMLLSGTSMATPVAAGAVALLLQANPKLTPNMVKMILQYTSQPLKGYNMLEQGTGQLNVQGAVQLAKLVRTDLTATTPAGTSMLTTTTLPAPQTTIAGHTFTWARGIFFPRWYATGTSLITKYKTYYAQGVVIGDGVVIGDGVVIGDRVVIGDGVVIGDGILLGDGVVIGDGIWTSNGGVLGHGTLFCTGVVLGDGILLGDGVVIGDGIIVSDSLVFGNGILRSQRVWATHVMVQGDNTTGMPVVYEDGATP, encoded by the coding sequence ATGAAAAAAGCCAAACCCACCAAAACCGTTCGATTGACGATGCTCCTGGTTTTAATCGCTGTCGCCGCAGGTGTCGCGTTCAGCGTGTTCAGCGGTGAAAGATCCGCGGCGAAATCGGCCAGGAACAAGGGCGACAAGATCTCACAGGCCATGCGCCAGCGCCTGGCCGGCACCGGCTCGAACGGCGAAATAGTATCCGTAATCCTCCGACTCAAAGAGAAACCCAAAGGCGAGCTAAAGACGCTGCTCAAACGCAACGGCGTCAAAGTAAAAGGTGAGTTCGAACAGTTTTCTTCGATAGCCGTCGAGCTTCCCGCTTCTGTAGTGGAAGAACTCGCGGGGTTCGATGAGGTCGAAGTCGCCTCGCCCGATCAGGAAGTTCGATCTTTCGGCTTCGTTGAGGGTGCGACCGGCGCCCGCGATATGCGTTTGCAAAACGGCAACAGCGGCCTTAAAGGGAAGGACATGAATATCGCGATCCTTGATTCGGGTATCGACAAGGACCACCACGGCGTTGGCGACATCGCCTTTCAAAAAGACTTCACCGGAGAGAACCGCACCGACGATCCCTTCGGGCACGGAACGCACGTGGCGTCACTCGCGACCGCGCCGGCTCACATCGCTAGCGGCGCGTACTCGGGAATCGCGCCCGAGGCAAAGATCATCAATCTGCGAGTGCTTGATTCACAAGGCATCGGTAAAACCTCAAACGTTCTCAATGCCCTGCAATGGATTTTGGCGCCCGTCGATCCGAATAAGCCGCTCGGCGAAAAGAATTATCAGAAATATCGGATTCGTGTTGTCAGCCTCAGCATTGGCGCGCCGGCAATTGACTCGTACAGGATCGACCCGCTTTGCCTCGCCGTACGGAAGCTCGTAGACACGGGCATCGTTGTGCTCGCGGCGGCCGGCAACGATGGAACTGACTCGACCGGACAAAAGTTTTATGGTCGGATTCACAGCCCGGCCAACGAACCCACAGCGCTAACTATCGGAGCCTCGAACACCTTTGACACGGAATCGCGCGCCGATGACGCAGTGACAACCTACAGCTCACGCGGGCCGACCCGAAGTTTTCAGATGGTCGATGGTCGTAGAATTTACGACCACGTCATCAAGCCGGACATCGTTGCTCCGGGCAACAAGCTGATTGGGGCCGAGGCGCTGAATAATTCGATTGTCAGAGAGCACAGTTTGCTGGAAGTCACACCGGGCAGCAATGCTAATCACAAAGTCATGTTGTTGAGCGGAACTTCGATGGCCACGCCAGTGGCTGCGGGCGCCGTAGCTCTCTTGCTTCAAGCAAACCCCAAGCTGACACCGAACATGGTGAAGATGATTCTTCAGTACACGTCGCAGCCTCTGAAAGGCTACAACATGCTCGAGCAGGGCACCGGCCAACTGAATGTCCAGGGAGCAGTGCAGCTCGCCAAGCTCGTGCGCACGGACTTGACCGCCACTACACCTGCCGGTACGTCGATGCTGACGACAACGACCTTGCCGGCCCCGCAAACCACGATTGCCGGCCACACATTCACCTGGGCGCGCGGTATTTTCTTCCCGCGTTGGTACGCGACCGGCACGAGTCTGATTACAAAATATAAGACTTATTACGCGCAGGGCGTTGTGATCGGTGATGGTGTCGTAATCGGCGACGGCGTAGTAATCGGGGACCGCGTCGTAATTGGTGACGGTGTGGTGATCGGGGACGGCATATTGCTTGGTGACGGCGTCGTGATCGGCGACGGCATTTGGACAAGCAACGGCGGTGTCCTTGGTCACGGCACACTGTTCTGCACCGGGGTCGTGCTGGGCGATGGGATTCTTTTGGGAGACGGCGTCGTGATTGGCGACGGCATCATTGTTTCCGACAGCCTCGTCTTTGGTAACGGCATTCTGCGCTCTCAACGTGTCTGGGCCACGCATGTGATGGTGCAGGGCGACAATACGACCGGGATGCCAGTGGTCTACGAGGACGGGGCCACTCCGTAA
- a CDS encoding zinc-ribbon domain-containing protein, producing MYCPNCGNQNSPDQKFCRSCGLGLQKVAQTLSEQLPTKLDVSLQQKKERFEKLGVAALSIFGAGVAIPLLYGIFYKMMYAQGKVMAGLGLLALIIVLGCGLLSVILFAKANEVKETPANRPTPEPIDLKSADTRELPEYTAQQTPPFSVTDRTTELLAEETKAQAKGNG from the coding sequence ATGTACTGCCCGAATTGCGGAAACCAAAACTCACCTGACCAGAAATTTTGCCGATCGTGTGGTCTGGGCCTGCAGAAGGTCGCCCAGACGCTAAGCGAGCAACTGCCAACGAAGCTCGACGTGTCGCTTCAGCAGAAGAAGGAACGGTTTGAGAAGTTAGGCGTCGCCGCATTGAGCATTTTCGGCGCCGGCGTCGCCATCCCGCTTCTTTATGGAATCTTCTACAAAATGATGTATGCGCAGGGAAAAGTGATGGCGGGACTCGGATTGCTCGCACTGATAATTGTTTTGGGTTGCGGCTTACTCTCAGTGATTCTGTTTGCCAAAGCGAACGAAGTGAAAGAGACGCCGGCGAACCGGCCAACACCGGAACCAATAGATTTGAAATCGGCTGATACTCGTGAGCTTCCCGAGTACACAGCCCAACAAACTCCCCCATTCAGCGTGACTGATCGCACCACAGAATTGCTGGCTGAGGAAACTAAAGCCCAGGCCAAAGGGAACGGTTAG
- a CDS encoding caspase family protein, with the protein MLVNLNTKRRNLMFVLMLLAFGLPGLAHAQLRDKPCPVLYKTYKDNRETNPDVAYEAASEFLKRCNNTDRTVKAWMDAYEKSAYEEPAKKTEPLPPAARTTETPAEAPIVSPGRYYALVIGNNSYRHLPKLETAVADARVVDSILRERYGFETKLILNAGRQDIFQAISFYRQKLDHNDNLLVYYAGHGHFDREADKAYWLPIDARREDSANWVSADDITSNVKAIPARHVLIVSDSCYSGTIYRSLGLAVGEISERDRFLQKMQAGKSRTLMASGGNEPVADGGGDGHSVFARVFLTGLTKIERNSFTGAELFRDFVQERVAGKADQTPEYNPLRNSGHESGDFVFVRKQAAKKP; encoded by the coding sequence ATGCTCGTAAACTTAAATACCAAGAGACGAAATTTGATGTTCGTCCTTATGTTGCTGGCTTTTGGTTTACCCGGCCTGGCGCACGCGCAGTTGCGCGACAAACCGTGTCCGGTTCTGTACAAGACCTACAAAGATAACCGCGAGACGAATCCGGACGTCGCTTACGAAGCTGCGTCGGAATTTCTGAAACGATGTAACAACACGGATCGGACCGTGAAAGCTTGGATGGATGCGTACGAAAAATCGGCGTACGAGGAACCGGCTAAGAAAACTGAACCTTTGCCCCCCGCAGCGAGAACTACCGAAACGCCGGCCGAGGCTCCGATTGTTAGTCCCGGCCGCTACTACGCCTTAGTCATCGGCAACAATTCCTACCGCCATCTGCCTAAATTGGAAACCGCAGTCGCTGATGCGCGCGTAGTCGATTCGATTTTGCGCGAGCGATACGGCTTTGAAACGAAACTCATATTGAATGCCGGCCGGCAGGACATCTTCCAGGCGATCAGTTTCTACCGGCAGAAACTCGATCACAACGACAACCTGCTGGTCTACTACGCGGGTCACGGTCACTTTGATCGTGAGGCTGATAAGGCATACTGGCTGCCCATCGATGCGCGGCGCGAAGATAGCGCCAACTGGGTGAGCGCCGACGACATCACCAGTAACGTCAAAGCCATTCCGGCCCGACATGTTTTGATAGTTTCAGACAGTTGTTACTCGGGCACGATTTATCGCAGCCTGGGATTGGCAGTCGGAGAAATTTCTGAGCGCGACCGCTTTCTGCAAAAGATGCAGGCGGGGAAATCACGCACCTTGATGGCCAGCGGTGGGAACGAGCCGGTCGCCGATGGCGGTGGTGACGGGCATTCGGTTTTCGCGCGAGTGTTTCTTACCGGACTTACGAAAATTGAGCGCAACAGTTTTACCGGTGCGGAACTGTTTCGCGATTTTGTTCAGGAGCGGGTGGCGGGCAAAGCAGATCAGACCCCGGAATATAATCCGCTGCGGAACTCAGGCCACGAGAGTGGCGATTTCGTTTTTGTGCGCAAGCAAGCCGCCAAAAAACCATAG